DNA sequence from the Alosa alosa isolate M-15738 ecotype Scorff River chromosome 2, AALO_Geno_1.1, whole genome shotgun sequence genome:
TGCTTCTGTCGACCTCTACTTCAACCTCTACTCAGCGTTTGAAAAGGAACAATAGTGGTGATGTCCACACTTCAGTCTTAAACTATAAGGCCGAGATGCCAGTAAGGCCACACTGCTCAACCTCACCTCAACTAGAACACTCATGGAATCGACTCACTCAGTCCACCACATCAACAATGTCACATGCCCAATTCAAGACCTTCTAACTGTGTATGTAGATTTGTGCACAGGCTTCATTAAGCATTTCTTTACAGACGATAGCTAGCGGTTAAACTCCCAAAAATTTCTGCTGTGGAATTTGTATTGATGCATACCACAGCATGGCTAGCTCCAAAGAAGTACTCACACTCAAACTGTTTGCTGATGTTAGTGTGTTGTGAGGTTCCATTTCTCCTCCTAGCTCATCGCTTCATAAATAACAATGGTGCTCTACTACGTTTGGTGCAGGTCTTAGTGACAATCTACGAATCATTCCttacaaacacactgttttctaAAGTTGCATGCCATTTTCATTCAATAGTACCATGTAATTGAATATATCTCTATCTCAATAAGCCTGGACAATTACATGATTCCTATTAAAGCCAGTTACTGTTACCAGTCTGACTAGCTTGATATGACCGAATGCAAGAGTCCTCCTATAAATTCAAAGGTGCCTCACTGACCTATGCAGCTACAAGACATTGACGGAATGTCGGGGCATTTCCGAAACATCGTGTCTTATCCACTGGTCAACAATAAAAACCAACAGGAGTTCAGACctggcctagtccgagctgtaAGGCAGAAATCTACTCTTTGCAAAACGGGTGTAAGAATCGACACGGTTTGCAAAACGTGCAAAAACACCCTCGTCTGTTTCATTTCAGACATCAAAAATAGATCATGATTACATCTGTGTCTAACGAGACAATAAATTGGCCAGTTAAGCTCAGAAAAATGAGCTTTTGTAGCTAGTCTAAATCCATTTAGATGATTGTGGTACTAATGCAAAAATGCTGGGCATGCACGTTAATACGCAAAAATACTCATTGGAATAAATACAAAACACGATTAAGATAATTACAATACTTCACAGGATTGCTAATCTGTAGGATCCAGGAGAAAACAGAGCTTTCAGTCCAGATTCAGACGATTTTAAAAGACGAGCAACAtattgaaatatatatatactgtatatatatatatatgtatatatatatatatactgactgTAGATATTTCGTACAAAACCAGATTTCCATTTGCTAGCAAATCTCTCCTGTGTCTCCTGTCTCTCCCTGACCCCTGCAGGCGTGGGCAGGCGTGGGCAGTCGCGGGCAGAGGTGGGCGGATGCGGTGAGGTTGCCAGCCCACCTTCAGTGGCGCAGCTTGGAGACGATGAGTGCGGCCAGCTGCTGGGGGTCGGTAAGGTGCGGGTTCTTCTCCATGACCGTGTGGACTACGTAGGCTGGGAAGATGTTGCAGAGGTTTCGGTAGGTTTGGTATTGGTGCTCGGGGATGGGATGGCGCTCCTGCTGGTCCATCGGGTGTCCGGCGCCGCTGGCCTGGTGCGACGGAGGTGGCGGGGTGTCCCAGGGCGAGCGCCAGATCTGCTCCATCTTCTCGGGCATGCTGCGCACCATGACGCGCTCGCAACAAGGCATGAGGCCGCCGGTCAGGCCGTAGCCGCCATAGCCGTACGCCTGCTCGTTGATGCCGCAGGGCAGTGGGTCCCAGCTGGCGTGCTGCTCGCGGCACAGCGGTGGCCTCCGCTGGCGCTGCGGGTTGCTCTCGTATAGCCGCGAGTCGGAGATGCTGTCCATGCGCGTCATGCCCAGCGAGCGGCCCTGCGGCGCCGGACACGACGCTGTCGACGTCAGCACCGACGCCGAGGGCGGCAGCACGTTCTGGGGCAGCTGCGGGTAGTCGCCGGGGCAGCTGGAACGGGCGCCCACCACTGCGTGCTGCACATGGGGCACCAGGTGGGCCGACGTCTGCTTGCGGGGGCCCGGCTTGGGCTCGTCCGAGCCATAGCTCTGCACGCGCGTCAGCGCCTCGTGGTGGAAGCCGTGCGCAAAGGCCTGCAGCCGCGACTGCGACACCGACTGCGTCTGGGCCATTGACGGCGGAGGCTGCTGTGACTGACCCTTCATGCCCCCGCCGCCATCGTCCATGGATCCCTCCATGGAGCTCAGGTACGAGTCCCCGTAGGAGGAGAACGAGTCGGACGAGTGGCTGCGGCAGGGCTCGGGACACAGGCTCGGCGGGCGGCTGGGGTAAGTGCcggccccaccaccaccaccaccgggcTCCGGCTGTTCCAGGCTGCAGAAGCTGTCCAGGCCCTGCATGCTGCCCAGGCTCATAGTGGAGAAGTCGCTGAGCATGGAGTAGTAGCCGTGGTCACTCACCACCGAGTCGTACTTGGGGAAGGGCTCCCCGTAGGCCACCGAGGCGCCGTGGCTGTTGGTCACCAGGATGGGCGGGTACCCGACGCTGCCCGCGTGCTCCAGCAGGCTGTGGGTGAAGTGCATGGAGCCCGGCACGGGGCTGCTTGCCGAGCGCGTGTTGAGTGCGCCAGCAGCCGCGTGGCTCTTGGCTGGTGGCATGGTGGGCACGCTGAGCGCCGTCACCAGCGACGGCACCGAGCTGGCCTCGGCCTTCCGCGCCGGACACAGACGCTCCTCCGGCTCACATGCCACCGAGCGGATGCTGGGGTCCGACTGGCGTTTGGGCGCCACACGCTTGGCCTCCGAGCCTGCCTCGCCCTTGGAGGTGATGCTGCCCGTGGTCCCGCACTTGGCCAGGGCTCCCTCGCTCATTGTCTTGACCGCCGAGAGTTTGGCGAAGGCACGGAGCTCGTCGGCCACTGACCGCTGCGGCTGGTTGGCCCTTTCGGGGTGGTAGTACTTGCACTTGTGACCGTAGGTGCATTTCTTTCCTGCACAGACATTAGAAAGAGAAGCAATGGGGTCCAatgagaaaatgagaaaaatgagaaaaaacTCCACTGATTAAAAGGCCACCAGTAATTATGATTCAGTTTATGGCCAATCATCTTTTAATCTCCTAGCTTAATGATGTATAACATATCATTCATAATGATAAATAGCAGGAAAAGGACAATTGTACTGAGAACATGTTCTGTTCAAGTCAACAATATGGGGAAGTTTACAATTTTAACTAAATCTAACTCAACAGACATTCAAATCTGTCTGTAAGCTTTTGATCTGACTATTCAAACCTAGTGATTCAATATGGGCAATTAACATAATAAGTTCTAATCCAGTTTTGTGATACTAAACGATTGATAACTCATAAAACTAGCCTAGGCTTTCCATCTACCCTACTATATCTTGAATTGTGAATGAAAACCCTCAAAATGttctcaaaataacagttaCCCTACAcaccaaaaatatatataatctaCCTCTGTTGTTGTGAGCAGAGTAATTATTTTGTCAACTCTTTCTAAAGACATCATGAGGCAATGTCAGATATTAATATTGATTTAGGAAATCCACTTTACGTTTGCACACTCTGTGGGCTACTTTCTAAAAGAACCATTAACACACCACTGACATCTGCACAAAAAAACGTATATTAACCATTTAATAAATGATTTTAAGCTATGATTTAATAGAGATGTTTGGTTTACTCATACCTTTAGTCCAGGctgaaagatagagagggaagcAATATTAAAATGAAAGTAACTTTGTTGTGCTTTCAGATAGACGATATTCTAACACATATAAATACTGAATGCAGACAGGAAGCAAGCTGTACGAGATATATTTGGTCATAGCCATTTTGTAGATGATGATTACATCAAGACTGACAATGCTGGCATCCTAAGCAGTACATTGAGATCTACGCTCAGATTTATATCATTTGTCAAGAGAACATGACACTTTGCACAGGAAAGGCCACTGAGGTCACAAATCATTCACAGCTTTCTGTTTACAGTAGTGGTGATTGCTTGCACAGAGGGGTGTTGCGCTCCTTCTGCGATTTTTATGCCTGTGTTTGTAAAATATTGTCATTGTCAGATGGCGcttgtggtaaaaaaaaaaggtgactTATCATGTGAAAGTTGGTACTGTCACCTCTTAGTGCTAAAAAGCCAGGAATACAATAACCAGGCGTCAGGGTATTGAGCTCTTTCACATAATATCATATTTCTGTTAATGGCACACTAAATAATGTACCGGGTAATCACCTAATAATTTACTATAATCATAAACTCATAATTGAATCATATTTTTGATAATTACAACAATGTTGTATCGTTGTTCATAAAAACGAATGTACCTTGTGGCCATTATATAATACCTGTCAGGTGAAGTAGTGTTCAGGTCATAAAAAATATCAGTCTCATAAATTAGATATTCAATTTAGTATTGTGAAACCACGGATTAAACATTCCAACTGCAGATGTTCTCTGGGTAAGTAAATGATCCCCGTGTGGTTAAACCATCTCGGATCATGAGTGCTCTTGGTACCGTCTCAAAAGGGCCTGACCAGACCCTCCCTAAAGTCAGGCGAACAGGCGGACCCGTGATTTGATCCACACGCAAAGCAAAGGCAATGGACAGATAAAGCAGGACAGGAGCTGCAGGGTGGCTACTCACCGTAAGGACAAGGCTGCTTCTTGTGCTCAGGTACCACCGGACGCTTCCGTAGGAAGTTCTCTAAACTGGGACCATGTCTTCCTAGAGGGTCATCCGGAGGCATAAACCTACATGAAACaaataaaccttttttttttaatctactTCCCATCTAATAATATCAATACATCTTCACAGAATAAAATGTGAATTGCCACGGGGTAGACACAGAGGGATTCTTATTATGTTTCCAAGTCCAGAGGTTATGTTATGATTTCGTGGGACTTATAAGTTAATGACAACAGGCACGTCAATAAAGCTGTTCCGGTCGGAGCCAGTTGAAGATTAAACAGAGGGTCTAACGCAGgaatcagagggagagagaccctGAAAGGAGCCAGTAACCGTGGAAACTCGGCAGGCTTAC
Encoded proteins:
- the zc3h12b gene encoding probable ribonuclease ZC3H12B isoform X2, with protein sequence MVLELAAPASAGPLLQRSIPHIERVFRVRVSYCSAESNCDSANGSNSSNSITVIIQDGNEDDCVKAKEYIVSLIAPAHHRRVRLTLSLHRRLQTLHSAIEYETGAVLTLREHAVVLQGGEAQVTAAWAMLQQRPRMEPRAPRRELLPTLSAATVATEEEEERSSSESEAEQQAKVGVGTGRRREPLMATKPHRQLCRSPCLDRPSFSQSSTLQELRAEDGSRAGPGAPAGGPARQASERDYQSKMDFALKLGYSGEQVESVLGKLGSGALINDVLAELVRLGNKGELEAQGGLGQATLAPHGPGVKEAVSPEASLEEESVDSSDNLRPIVIDGSNVAMSHGNKEVFSCMGIQLAVDWFLEKGHKDITVFVPAWRKEQSRPDAPITDQEILRKLEKEKILVFTPSRRVQGRRVVCYDDRFIVKLACDSDGIIVSNDNYRDLQNEKPEWKKFIEERLLMFSFVNDKFMPPDDPLGRHGPSLENFLRKRPVVPEHKKQPCPYGKKCTYGHKCKYYHPERANQPQRSVADELRAFAKLSAVKTMSEGALAKCGTTGSITSKGEAGSEAKRVAPKRQSDPSIRSVACEPEERLCPARKAEASSVPSLVTALSVPTMPPAKSHAAAGALNTRSASSPVPGSMHFTHSLLEHAGSVGYPPILVTNSHGASVAYGEPFPKYDSVVSDHGYYSMLSDFSTMSLGSMQGLDSFCSLEQPEPGGGGGGAGTYPSRPPSLCPEPCRSHSSDSFSSYGDSYLSSMEGSMDDGGGGMKGQSQQPPPSMAQTQSVSQSRLQAFAHGFHHEALTRVQSYGSDEPKPGPRKQTSAHLVPHVQHAVVGARSSCPGDYPQLPQNVLPPSASVLTSTASCPAPQGRSLGMTRMDSISDSRLYESNPQRQRRPPLCREQHASWDPLPCGINEQAYGYGGYGLTGGLMPCCERVMVRSMPEKMEQIWRSPWDTPPPPSHQASGAGHPMDQQERHPIPEHQYQTYRNLCNIFPAYVVHTVMEKNPHLTDPQQLAALIVSKLRH
- the zc3h12b gene encoding probable ribonuclease ZC3H12B isoform X1, which gives rise to MATKPHRQLCRSPCLDRPSFSQSSTLQELRAEDGSRAGPGAPAGGPARQASERDYQSKMDFALKLGYSGEQVESVLGKLGSGALINDVLAELVRLGNKGELEAQGGLGQATLAPHGPGVKEAVSPEASLEEESVDSSDNLRPIVIDGSNVAMSHGNKEVFSCMGIQLAVDWFLEKGHKDITVFVPAWRKEQSRPDAPITDQEILRKLEKEKILVFTPSRRVQGRRVVCYDDRFIVKLACDSDGIIVSNDNYRDLQNEKPEWKKFIEERLLMFSFVNDKFMPPDDPLGRHGPSLENFLRKRPVVPEHKKQPCPYGKKCTYGHKCKYYHPERANQPQRSVADELRAFAKLSAVKTMSEGALAKCGTTGSITSKGEAGSEAKRVAPKRQSDPSIRSVACEPEERLCPARKAEASSVPSLVTALSVPTMPPAKSHAAAGALNTRSASSPVPGSMHFTHSLLEHAGSVGYPPILVTNSHGASVAYGEPFPKYDSVVSDHGYYSMLSDFSTMSLGSMQGLDSFCSLEQPEPGGGGGGAGTYPSRPPSLCPEPCRSHSSDSFSSYGDSYLSSMEGSMDDGGGGMKGQSQQPPPSMAQTQSVSQSRLQAFAHGFHHEALTRVQSYGSDEPKPGPRKQTSAHLVPHVQHAVVGARSSCPGDYPQLPQNVLPPSASVLTSTASCPAPQGRSLGMTRMDSISDSRLYESNPQRQRRPPLCREQHASWDPLPCGINEQAYGYGGYGLTGGLMPCCERVMVRSMPEKMEQIWRSPWDTPPPPSHQASGAGHPMDQQERHPIPEHQYQTYRNLCNIFPAYVVHTVMEKNPHLTDPQQLAALIVSKLRH